Below is a window of Nocardia asteroides DNA.
GCCGGTTGCCACCGTTTCGGTAGCGCGCCACGGTTGATGGAGGGGCCGAGGGCAGCGAGCAAGGCCGGAAGCAGGGTGGTGGCGACAATGAGCATGGCGGTGACGGCGGTGGCGACGCCGAGTGCGATGCCGCGGAAGATGGGTGCGGCTATGACGACCAGCGCGCACAGCGACACCATGACCACCAGCCCGGACACCAGGATGGTCTTGCCGGCAGTGGCCAGCGAGGCTGCGACAGCATCGGCGATCCGGTCGCGGTCGCGGCGATCGGCGACCCGCGCACGCACGAGCTCTTCGCGGAAGCGGCTGACGACGAACATCGCGTAGTCGATGCCGACACCGAGCCCGATCATGGTCGCCATCGCCATCACCAGGGAATCGAACGCGGTCACCGTCGTCATCGCGAACAGCGCGCCGGTCGCGAGCAGCAGGCCCGCGACCGCCACCCCGATCGGCACGGCCGCGGCGGCGAGCGCGCCCAGGGCGAGCACGAGCAGCACCAGTGCGACCGGGATACCGATCGCCTCCGCCCGAGCCAGGTCGGTGTTCTGCATGTCGGTCGAGGCGTTCTGCACTGCGGAATAGCCGGTCAGCGCGAGTCGATTCCGCTCTGCTGGTCGGGGATCGCATCCTGTACCTCGCGGGCCACCGCCGCTCGTTCGGCCATATCGCCGTCGAGCCCGACCAGCGCGAGGGCCACATGCCGATCCGGTGAGATCTGGGCGGCAGGCATCCCGGTGTAGGGACTGACCACGTTCCGCACACCTGGAACCTGGCGGGCGGCAGCAACGGCCGCCTCGACAGCCTGGCGGAAGTCGGGGTCGTCGGCCGTCGAGGTCGGTGAGGCCACCACGATGACCGACTGTTCGGCCCCCAACTGCGGGAAGTGTGCCGCGACCAGCCGGTCCACCTCGGCCGAGCCGGAACCTTCGACACCGAAGTCCATCGCCCCGAGCCGCTCCTCGAGCCGTGGATAGGCCAGCGCACACAGTGCTAATAGCAACACCCACACCGTCAATACCGCCCGGTGATGTCGCGCCATCACCGCGCCCCACCGATATAACAGCGACCGGCGTTGACCTGGCGGTTTGCCCTCGGCTGCGGGCGTGATCGTCGCGGCCGATTTGCTTGTGGTCACAAGCTCCTCCTCATCCCGGGAGTCCTCGTACAGACCCATATTGATCGCCATATTCCGATGTAATCGGTGATATGAGATGAGATTAAGGCCGGGAGCGATGGATATCAATGCCATACATGGCTATCATCGTCGTATGACGATGAATCAAGTGGACGACTGCCCGGGCGGGACCACCGGCCTGGACCCGGCGGTGGCGTTGTTCCACAGCCTCTCCGACAGCACCCGGTTGTCGATCGTGCACCGGTTGGCGGGCGGGGAGGCGCGAGTCGTGGACCTGATGGGCGAGCTGGGTTTGGCCCAATCGACGGTGTCGGCCCACGTCGCCTGCCTGCGCGACTGCGGCCTTGTCGTCGGTCGCCCGCAGGGCCGCCAGGTGTTCTACAGCCTGGCCCGCCCCGAGTTGATGGACATGCTCGCCGCCGCCGAAACCCTTCTCGCCGCCACAGGCAACGCGGTCGCGTTGTGCCCGAACTACGGCACCGACGCCGCCCCCACCACAACCCCTGAGACCACCGAGGAGATGCCGGCATGAGCGACGCCTGCGGATGCGGACACGACGAACCCACCAGCGGCGAGGCCGAGGAACGCGAACCCGAAAAGCTGTGGCAGGTCACCGAACTGCGCGCGGCCGCCATCGCCGGTGTGCTGCTGCTCGCGGGTTTGCTCGCCGGATGGGCCGGTGCACCACGCCCGGTGGAACTCACCCTCGAGGCTGCCGCGCTGGTGGTGGGCGGCTACACCTTCGTGCCGTCGACGCTCAAACGCCTCGCCAAGGGCAAGATCGGTGTCGGCACGCTGATGACGATCGCCGCGATCGGCGCGGTGATCCTCGGCGAGGTCGGCGAAGCCGCCATGCTGGCGTTCCTGTTCTCCATCAGTGAAGGTCTCGAGGAATACGCCGTCGCGCGCACCCGCCGGGGTCTGCGCGCCCTGCTGAACCTGGTGCCCGAGCAGGCCACCGTCGTACGTGAGGGCTCCGAAATCGTCGTCGCCCCTGCCGAACTGCGCGTCGGCGACCGCATGCTGGTCAAACCCGGCGAACGCCTGGCCACCGACGGGGTGATCACCGAAGGCCACACCGCACTCGACGTCTCGGCGATCACCGGCGAATCGGTGCCGGTCGAGGCCGGTCCCGGCGATGAGGTGTTCGCCGGATCCATCAACGGCAACGGCGTCCTGGAAGTCCGGGTTACCGCCGATGCGCAGGACAACTCCCTGGCCCGGATCGTGCGAATCGTGGAGGCCGAACAGGCCCGCAAGGGTGAAGCGCAGCGGTTGGCCGACAAGATCGCCAAACCGCTGGTGCCCGGCATCATGATCACCGCCGCCGCGATCGCGGTGCTCGGCGCCCTCTTCGGCGATCCGGCGACCTGGATCGAACGCGCCCTGGTCGTGCTGGTGGCGGCCTCGCCGTGCGCGCTGGCGATCTCGGTGCCGGTCACCGTCGTCGCCGCGATCGGCGCGGCCAGCAAGCTCGGCGTCCTGGTCAAGGGCGGTGCCGCCTTGGAAGCTCTCGGCAAAGTCCGCACGGTGGCCCTCGACAAGACCGGCACCCTGACCGCGAACAAGCCCATGGTCGTCGAGGTCGCCACCGCGCAGGGGACCAGCCGCGAGCAGGTCCTCGCCCTGGCCGCCGCGCTCGAGGCCCGCAGCGAGCACCCACTCGCCCGCGCCATCCTCGCCGCCGTCGACACCCCGCACGCGGCCACCGATGTCGAAGCGGTCACCGGCGCCGGTCTCACCGGCCGTGTCGAGGACCGTGTGGTTCGGCTGGGCCGTCCTGGATGGCTGGAGTCGGGCGCGCTGGCCGCCGACGTGCAGCGAATGCAGGCCGCCGGGTCGACCGCGGTGCTCGTCGAGGACGACGGCCGAGTGATCGGCGCGATCGCGGTGCGCGACGAACTGCGCCCGGAAGCCCGCGAAGTGATCGCGCGCCTGCACGCCTCCGGCTGCCAGGTCGCGATGCTCACCGGCGACAACACCCTCACCGCCAAGGCGCTGGCCACCGAAGCCGGAATCGACAGTGTCCATGCCGATCTGCGCCCCGAGGACAAGGCGCGCATCATCACCGACCTGCGCGCGCAGCGGTTCACCGCCATGGTCGGCGACGGCGTCAACGACGCCCCCGCCCTGGCCACCGCCGACGTGGGCATCGCGATGGGAGCGATGGGCACCGATGTGGCCATCGAAACAGCCGACGTCGCTCTCATGGGTGAAGACCTGCGCCATCTGCCCCAAGCGCTCGACCATGCCCGCCGCGCCCGTTCGATCATGCTGCAGAACGTCGGCCTGTCCCTCGGGCTGATCACGGTGCTGATTCCGCTAGCTCTGTTCGGTGTGCTCGGGTTGGCGGCGGTGGTGGCAGTGCACGAGCTCGCCGAGATCGTCGTCATCGCCAATGGTGTGCGGGCCGGGCGCGCGAAGGCCCTCGCCGCGGCACCGGAAACAACCACCCGGCCCGAACCGGTCACTGTGGGGGCCGGGAAATGACCACCACGAATCCGGTGCGAACCGACCGGCCGCGACTGGGCCGCCGGATCGGGCTGCTGGCCGTAGCCGCCGGATTCGCGGCCACCGACCTGGCGATCAAAGCGTGGGCAACGGGAGCGCTTGCCGGTGCGCCCATCGAGGCCGGGCCGTTGGATTTGCGGCTGGCGTTCAATCCCGGTGCGGCGTTCTCGATCGCCGCCGACGCCCCGGGCTGGGTGCTGCTGGCCGTGACCGGCGCCATCACCCTCGCGGTGGCGGTCTACGGATGGCGGACCGCCCCCGGTACCGGCCTCGCCTGGCGGTTGGGGTTGGCCGCGATCCTGGGCGGGGCCAGTGCCAATCTCATCGATCGGATCCCCGACGCGGTGGTGACCGATTACCTGCACACCGGC
It encodes the following:
- a CDS encoding MMPL family transporter, with the protein product MAINMGLYEDSRDEEELVTTSKSAATITPAAEGKPPGQRRSLLYRWGAVMARHHRAVLTVWVLLLALCALAYPRLEERLGAMDFGVEGSGSAEVDRLVAAHFPQLGAEQSVIVVASPTSTADDPDFRQAVEAAVAAARQVPGVRNVVSPYTGMPAAQISPDRHVALALVGLDGDMAERAAVAREVQDAIPDQQSGIDSR
- a CDS encoding ArsR/SmtB family transcription factor, giving the protein MTMNQVDDCPGGTTGLDPAVALFHSLSDSTRLSIVHRLAGGEARVVDLMGELGLAQSTVSAHVACLRDCGLVVGRPQGRQVFYSLARPELMDMLAAAETLLAATGNAVALCPNYGTDAAPTTTPETTEEMPA
- a CDS encoding heavy metal translocating P-type ATPase; translation: MSDACGCGHDEPTSGEAEEREPEKLWQVTELRAAAIAGVLLLAGLLAGWAGAPRPVELTLEAAALVVGGYTFVPSTLKRLAKGKIGVGTLMTIAAIGAVILGEVGEAAMLAFLFSISEGLEEYAVARTRRGLRALLNLVPEQATVVREGSEIVVAPAELRVGDRMLVKPGERLATDGVITEGHTALDVSAITGESVPVEAGPGDEVFAGSINGNGVLEVRVTADAQDNSLARIVRIVEAEQARKGEAQRLADKIAKPLVPGIMITAAAIAVLGALFGDPATWIERALVVLVAASPCALAISVPVTVVAAIGAASKLGVLVKGGAALEALGKVRTVALDKTGTLTANKPMVVEVATAQGTSREQVLALAAALEARSEHPLARAILAAVDTPHAATDVEAVTGAGLTGRVEDRVVRLGRPGWLESGALAADVQRMQAAGSTAVLVEDDGRVIGAIAVRDELRPEAREVIARLHASGCQVAMLTGDNTLTAKALATEAGIDSVHADLRPEDKARIITDLRAQRFTAMVGDGVNDAPALATADVGIAMGAMGTDVAIETADVALMGEDLRHLPQALDHARRARSIMLQNVGLSLGLITVLIPLALFGVLGLAAVVAVHELAEIVVIANGVRAGRAKALAAAPETTTRPEPVTVGAGK
- a CDS encoding signal peptidase II gives rise to the protein MTTTNPVRTDRPRLGRRIGLLAVAAGFAATDLAIKAWATGALAGAPIEAGPLDLRLAFNPGAAFSIAADAPGWVLLAVTGAITLAVAVYGWRTAPGTGLAWRLGLAAILGGASANLIDRIPDAVVTDYLHTGWWPTFNLADTFIVVGATTLVALTMFGSSHERDQLSPAD